In Bosea vestrisii, the following are encoded in one genomic region:
- a CDS encoding pyridoxamine 5'-phosphate oxidase family protein, which yields MTHRFLEIATTPAVKAAQEAQGSRRAYARQEEGEPHNDRLGEAEAGFIAARDSFYLASVSETGWPYLQHRGGPAGFLCVLDETTLGFADLRGNRQYLSLGNLTVDDRLCLFLMDYGHRARLKIYGRARFHDLAAEPELARRLIVPGYRAVPERGVTIKVEAFDWNCPQHITPRFSEAELAPALAPVRQRLEELEGENARLRAELAARANA from the coding sequence ATGACCCACCGTTTCCTCGAGATCGCAACCACCCCGGCCGTGAAGGCGGCGCAGGAGGCGCAAGGCAGCCGGCGCGCCTATGCCAGGCAGGAGGAGGGCGAGCCGCACAATGACCGTCTCGGCGAGGCCGAGGCCGGCTTCATCGCGGCGCGCGATTCCTTCTATCTGGCGAGCGTGTCGGAGACCGGCTGGCCCTATCTGCAGCATCGCGGCGGGCCGGCCGGCTTCTTGTGCGTGCTCGACGAGACGACGCTCGGCTTCGCCGATCTGCGCGGCAACCGGCAATATCTCAGCCTCGGCAATCTTACCGTGGACGACCGGCTCTGCCTGTTCCTGATGGACTACGGCCATCGGGCGCGTTTGAAGATCTACGGCCGGGCGCGCTTCCATGATCTCGCCGCCGAGCCGGAGTTGGCGCGTCGCCTGATCGTCCCTGGCTACCGCGCCGTGCCGGAGCGTGGCGTCACCATCAAGGTCGAGGCCTTCGACTGGAACTGCCCGCAGCACATCACGCCGCGCTTCAGCGAGGCCGAGCTGGCGCCGGCACTCGCACCGGTGCGCCAGCGGCTTGAGGAGCTCGAGGGGGAGAACGCCCGGCTGCGAGCCGAATTGGCGGCGCGCGCCAACGCCTGA
- the chrA gene encoding chromate efflux transporter, with the protein MTTVTNEGAAMAAPATPTLAEATRVWLKIGLLSFGGPAGQIALMHKELVDERRWIGERRFLHALNYCMLLPGPEAQQLATYIGWLMHRTIGGLIAGLLFILPGALVMWGLSLLYVLYRQVPLVDAIFFGVKAAVLAVVIEAGLRISRRALKNRAMVAIAIAAFLALFLLKAPFPLVILCAGLIGWLGNRWAPALFGGGGHAGKDGAPEFKGVVDLMFERGELSHAEPSLGRALKVMAVWLPLWLGPVLLLWALLGSGNVFTQIGGFFSAMAVVTFGGAYAVLAYVAQAAVETYGWLVAGEMVDGLGLAETTPGPLILVLQFVGFLAAWRAPGGLDPLVAGSLGGLLTVWVTFAPCFLWIFLGAPYIEALRGNKALSAALTAITAAVVGVIANLALWFGLHVLFKAVRPIVLGPLAPDLPVLTSLDWRAALLAAAAMIALLRFKLGMVPVLAACAAAGVLLVRLTA; encoded by the coding sequence ATGACGACCGTGACGAATGAAGGGGCGGCGATGGCCGCCCCCGCCACGCCGACCCTCGCCGAGGCGACGCGGGTTTGGCTGAAGATCGGCCTGCTCTCCTTTGGCGGGCCGGCCGGGCAGATCGCGCTGATGCACAAGGAGCTGGTCGACGAGCGCCGCTGGATTGGCGAGCGCCGTTTCCTGCATGCGCTGAACTATTGCATGCTGCTGCCCGGCCCCGAGGCGCAGCAGCTCGCCACCTATATCGGCTGGCTTATGCACCGGACGATCGGCGGACTGATCGCCGGCCTGCTCTTCATCCTGCCCGGCGCGCTGGTGATGTGGGGCTTGAGCCTGCTCTACGTGCTCTATCGCCAGGTCCCGCTGGTCGATGCGATCTTCTTCGGCGTCAAGGCGGCAGTGCTCGCCGTCGTGATCGAGGCGGGCCTCAGGATCAGCCGGCGGGCTCTGAAGAACCGGGCGATGGTCGCGATCGCGATTGCGGCCTTCCTCGCGCTCTTCCTGCTCAAGGCGCCGTTCCCGCTGGTGATCCTCTGCGCTGGACTGATCGGCTGGCTCGGCAACCGCTGGGCGCCGGCTCTGTTCGGCGGCGGCGGCCACGCCGGCAAGGACGGCGCGCCCGAGTTCAAGGGCGTCGTCGACCTGATGTTCGAGCGCGGCGAGCTTAGCCATGCCGAACCATCGTTGGGGAGGGCGCTCAAGGTGATGGCGGTCTGGCTGCCGCTCTGGCTCGGGCCGGTGCTGCTGCTCTGGGCCCTGCTCGGCAGCGGCAACGTCTTCACCCAGATCGGCGGCTTCTTCAGCGCCATGGCGGTCGTCACCTTCGGCGGCGCCTATGCCGTGCTGGCCTATGTCGCGCAGGCGGCGGTCGAGACCTATGGCTGGCTCGTTGCCGGCGAGATGGTCGACGGCCTCGGCCTCGCCGAGACGACGCCCGGGCCGCTGATCCTGGTGCTGCAGTTCGTCGGCTTCCTCGCCGCCTGGCGGGCGCCTGGCGGGCTCGATCCGCTCGTCGCCGGCAGCTTAGGGGGCCTGCTGACGGTCTGGGTCACCTTCGCGCCTTGCTTCCTCTGGATCTTCCTCGGCGCGCCCTACATCGAGGCGCTACGCGGCAACAAGGCGCTGTCGGCGGCGCTGACCGCGATCACCGCTGCGGTCGTCGGCGTCATCGCCAATCTCGCGCTCTGGTTCGGGCTGCATGTGCTGTTCAAGGCGGTGCGGCCGATCGTCCTCGGCCCGCTAGCGCCTGACCTGCCGGTGCTCACGTCATTGGATTGGCGAGCAGCATTGCTGGCGGCTGCGGCGATGATCGCGCTGCTGCGCTTCAAGCTCGGCATGGTCCCGGTGCTCGCTGCCTGTGCGGCGGCGGGCGTTCTGCTGGTGCGGTTGACGGCGTGA
- a CDS encoding sulfurtransferase/chromate resistance protein, translating into MSSNIQITPAQLSRLVGLPDVPVLIDVRIDDDVAADPRLLPASERRSHRDVAGWAGAYAGRKVVVICQRGQKLSEGTAAWLRHEGVEAENLTGGFEAWREAGGLLIETGKLPKRDAAGRTLWVTRARPKVDRIACPWLIRRFVDPNAVFLFVSASEVADVADRFGATPFDIDGVFWSHRGERCSFDTMIEEFGLSSPALDQLATIVRAADTSRLDLVPQAAGFLAASLGLSRMYREDLAQLEAGMLLYDAFYRWCRDATEETHNWPSVPVKS; encoded by the coding sequence ATGTCTTCCAACATCCAGATCACGCCTGCGCAATTGTCCCGGCTCGTCGGCCTGCCCGATGTGCCTGTCCTGATCGATGTCCGGATCGACGACGATGTCGCCGCCGATCCGCGCCTGCTGCCGGCCTCGGAACGCCGCAGCCATCGCGACGTCGCCGGTTGGGCCGGCGCCTATGCCGGCCGCAAGGTCGTCGTCATCTGCCAGAGGGGGCAGAAACTCAGCGAGGGCACCGCCGCCTGGCTGCGGCATGAAGGTGTCGAGGCGGAAAACCTCACCGGCGGCTTCGAGGCCTGGCGTGAGGCCGGCGGGCTCCTGATCGAGACGGGCAAGCTGCCGAAGCGCGATGCCGCCGGGCGCACGCTCTGGGTGACGCGGGCGCGGCCCAAGGTCGATCGCATCGCCTGTCCCTGGCTGATCCGCCGCTTTGTCGACCCAAATGCCGTCTTCCTCTTCGTCTCGGCCTCGGAGGTGGCTGATGTCGCCGACCGCTTCGGGGCGACGCCGTTCGACATCGACGGCGTGTTCTGGAGCCATCGCGGCGAGCGCTGCAGCTTCGACACGATGATCGAGGAATTCGGGCTGTCGTCGCCGGCGCTCGACCAGCTTGCGACTATCGTCAGGGCGGCCGATACGTCGCGGCTCGACCTCGTGCCGCAGGCGGCCGGCTTCCTTGCCGCCTCGCTCGGCCTGTCACGGATGTATCGCGAGGACCTGGCACAGCTCGAAGCCGGCATGCTGCTCTACGACGCCTTCTATCGCTGGTGCCGGGACGCGACCGAGGAAACCCATAACTGGCCGTCCGTGCCGGTGAAGAGCTGA
- a CDS encoding hemolysin family protein: protein MLTEILIVVVLTVINGVLAMSELAVVSSRPARLKVLSDQGSKGAAKAIKLAENPGRFLSTVQIGITLVGVLSGAFSGATLGARLSEWLSGQGLSNAAADALGVGTVVVLITYLSLIIGELVPKQIALRDAERVAARVAPAMVVLAKVASPLVWLLDASGKLVLALLGQKGEPEETVTEEEVRTIIAEAENAGVLERDEREMISGVMRFADRSARALMTPRREVEVIDLTDLTEEIKMQVRATKRSRLPVQDGEADAIIGVVTVKDMFDALSDGDGRDLRSLVHEAPVVLDTSGALDVLRAIRASNVHLALVFDEYGHFEGIITSSDVLEAITGAFQEDEADEPPIVTRADGSFLVAGWMQVDEFSHELGIHVPRDADYQTVAGFILAEMNRLPNVGESFVKGHWRFEVVDLDGRRIDKILVSRLD, encoded by the coding sequence TTGTTAACCGAGATATTGATCGTCGTCGTCCTCACCGTCATCAACGGTGTGCTCGCCATGTCGGAACTCGCGGTCGTCTCATCCCGGCCGGCACGGCTCAAAGTCCTCAGCGATCAAGGCAGCAAAGGCGCCGCGAAGGCGATCAAGCTCGCTGAGAATCCGGGCCGCTTCCTCTCGACCGTACAGATCGGCATCACGCTGGTTGGCGTGCTCTCCGGCGCCTTCTCGGGCGCGACGCTCGGTGCGCGCCTGTCGGAATGGCTCTCCGGGCAAGGGCTGTCGAATGCCGCCGCCGACGCGCTCGGCGTCGGTACCGTCGTCGTCCTCATCACCTATCTCTCGCTGATCATCGGCGAACTGGTGCCCAAGCAGATCGCGCTGCGCGATGCCGAGCGCGTCGCCGCGCGCGTTGCCCCGGCCATGGTAGTGCTGGCCAAGGTCGCTTCGCCGCTGGTCTGGCTGCTCGACGCTTCGGGTAAGCTCGTGCTGGCGCTGCTCGGCCAGAAGGGCGAGCCGGAGGAGACGGTCACCGAGGAAGAAGTCCGCACCATCATCGCTGAGGCCGAGAACGCCGGCGTGCTGGAGCGCGACGAGCGCGAGATGATCTCCGGGGTGATGCGCTTCGCCGACCGCTCGGCGAGGGCGCTGATGACGCCGCGGCGCGAGGTCGAGGTCATCGATCTCACCGACTTGACCGAAGAGATCAAGATGCAGGTCCGCGCCACCAAGCGCTCGCGCCTGCCGGTGCAGGACGGCGAGGCCGACGCCATCATCGGCGTGGTCACCGTCAAGGACATGTTCGACGCGCTCTCGGACGGCGACGGCAGAGACCTGCGCAGCCTCGTGCACGAGGCCCCTGTGGTGCTCGACACGAGCGGGGCGCTCGACGTGCTGCGCGCCATCCGCGCTTCCAACGTCCATCTCGCGCTGGTCTTCGACGAGTACGGTCATTTCGAGGGCATCATCACCTCGAGCGACGTGCTCGAGGCGATCACCGGCGCCTTCCAGGAGGACGAGGCCGACGAGCCGCCGATCGTGACGCGTGCCGACGGCTCCTTCCTGGTCGCCGGCTGGATGCAGGTCGACGAGTTCTCGCACGAACTCGGCATCCATGTGCCGCGCGATGCCGACTACCAGACCGTGGCGGGCTTCATCCTGGCCGAGATGAACCGGCTGCCCAATGTCGGCGAGAGCTTCGTGAAGGGCCATTGGCGCTTCGAGGTGGTCGATCTCGACGGCCGGCGAATCGACAAGATCCTGGTCAGCCGGCTCGATTGA
- a CDS encoding DUF938 domain-containing protein, whose amino-acid sequence MPQDDLHQDDPRQLAPATQRNREPILAVLREVLPARGRVLEVASGSGEHAVHFAAAFQSLVFQPSDPDPAALASIDAWAGESALPNLLPAIRLDASAPRWPITQADAILCINMIHISPWAATEGLIRQAAQILPASGPLYLYGPYRQSDVPLAPSNAVFDDSLRRRNPKWGLRELDAVAELARDAGFAEPQVTAMPANNLSVVFRKNSG is encoded by the coding sequence ATGCCCCAGGACGATCTCCATCAAGACGATCCTCGCCAGCTCGCTCCGGCGACGCAGCGCAATCGCGAACCGATCCTCGCCGTGCTGCGCGAGGTTCTGCCGGCGCGGGGTCGCGTGCTCGAGGTCGCCAGTGGCTCCGGCGAGCACGCCGTCCATTTCGCCGCCGCCTTTCAGAGCCTGGTTTTCCAGCCGAGCGATCCCGATCCGGCCGCGCTCGCCAGCATCGACGCCTGGGCAGGCGAGAGCGCCCTGCCCAATCTGCTCCCGGCCATTCGTCTCGATGCAAGCGCGCCGCGCTGGCCCATCACACAAGCCGACGCGATCCTGTGCATCAACATGATCCACATCTCGCCCTGGGCGGCGACTGAAGGGCTGATCCGGCAGGCGGCGCAGATCCTCCCGGCAAGCGGGCCGCTCTATCTCTATGGCCCCTATCGCCAGAGCGACGTGCCCCTGGCGCCAAGCAATGCCGTGTTCGACGACAGCCTGCGCCGGCGCAACCCGAAATGGGGCCTGCGCGAACTCGACGCCGTCGCCGAGCTAGCCAGGGACGCCGGCTTCGCCGAGCCGCAGGTGACGGCGATGCCGGCGAATAATCTCAGCGTGGTCTTCCGTAAAAATTCTGGCTGA
- a CDS encoding SH3 domain-containing protein: MPRPEALATGLVVALLLAAPVARAQSEAVAPVPAGQVACSFGAFVSETDPEGLNVRAGPGTSNKVVGTLPPVKLSSDDPPVRAMVEVEVSAGANGWFRIAKARDNEALTDAAPRPMFKGSGWVSGRKLTVKSQANAGRQRPDAKAPTVLTGQDGAGFDGDAFVQNGRLVGCSGKWVLVEYGPFPDGSEALSGVEIKPAAKAGAEAGRVRAWVDRICATQETSCDGG; encoded by the coding sequence ATGCCGCGTCCTGAAGCCCTTGCCACTGGGCTAGTGGTGGCTCTGCTGCTGGCTGCTCCGGTAGCCCGCGCGCAGTCTGAAGCCGTCGCGCCTGTGCCGGCCGGGCAGGTCGCCTGCTCCTTCGGCGCCTTCGTCAGCGAGACCGATCCGGAGGGGCTGAACGTCCGCGCCGGCCCGGGCACCAGCAACAAGGTGGTCGGGACGCTGCCGCCGGTGAAGCTCAGCAGCGACGATCCGCCGGTGCGCGCCATGGTCGAGGTCGAGGTCAGCGCAGGCGCCAATGGCTGGTTCCGCATCGCCAAAGCCCGTGACAACGAGGCGCTGACGGATGCTGCGCCGCGGCCGATGTTCAAGGGCTCGGGTTGGGTGAGCGGGCGCAAGCTGACGGTGAAGTCGCAAGCCAATGCCGGCCGTCAGCGACCCGATGCGAAGGCGCCGACCGTGCTGACCGGCCAGGACGGGGCGGGCTTCGACGGCGACGCCTTCGTCCAGAACGGACGCCTCGTCGGCTGCAGCGGCAAATGGGTGTTGGTCGAGTACGGCCCGTTCCCGGACGGCAGCGAGGCCCTCTCAGGTGTCGAGATCAAGCCGGCCGCCAAAGCGGGGGCGGAGGCCGGCCGCGTCCGCGCCTGGGTCGACCGCATCTGCGCGACGCAGGAAACCAGCTGCGACGGGGGATAG
- a CDS encoding YqaA family protein: MLKRAYDWCVSYASHPGAPWLLFAITFVESSISPLPPIPLLIPMCIARPDRAWFYAGVCSLGAVTGGYLGYAIGALLYESVGAWLIGIYGLQEKAAHLIHTSQDYWFWVLLTKGLTPIPFKIVTIMSGFLHFDIWKFTLGMVISRVTFFAMIAVALRYYGDDIRIFIEKHLPMTALALAVVVIGGFFVLPMVL; encoded by the coding sequence ATGCTCAAGCGTGCTTACGACTGGTGCGTTTCCTATGCGTCGCATCCCGGAGCCCCCTGGCTGCTCTTCGCCATCACCTTCGTCGAAAGCTCCATCAGCCCGCTGCCGCCGATCCCGCTGCTGATTCCGATGTGCATCGCGCGGCCTGACCGGGCTTGGTTCTATGCCGGCGTCTGCTCGCTCGGCGCCGTCACCGGCGGCTATCTCGGCTATGCGATCGGCGCGCTCCTCTATGAATCGGTCGGCGCCTGGCTGATCGGCATCTACGGCCTGCAGGAGAAAGCGGCGCATCTGATCCACACCTCGCAGGACTACTGGTTCTGGGTGCTGCTGACCAAGGGGCTGACGCCGATCCCGTTCAAGATCGTCACGATCATGTCCGGCTTCCTGCATTTCGACATCTGGAAGTTCACGCTCGGCATGGTGATCTCGCGCGTCACCTTCTTCGCGATGATCGCGGTGGCGCTGCGCTATTATGGCGACGACATCCGCATCTTCATCGAGAAGCACCTGCCGATGACGGCACTGGCGCTGGCGGTGGTCGTCATCGGCGGCTTCTTCGTGCTGCCGATGGTGCTCTGA
- a CDS encoding valine--tRNA ligase has protein sequence MMDKTFEPASVEARINKAWEEADAFKAGRGAAPGAEPYCIVIPPPNVTGSLHMGHALNNTLQDLLCRFERLRGKDVLWQPGTDHAGIATQMVVERKLAAENKTDRRTMGREAFLAEVWKWKEESGGTIVNQLKRLGASCDWSRERFTMDEGLSAAVLKVFVGLHKQGLIYRAKRLVNWDPKFQTAISDIEVLQIEKTGSFKWHGGGEEAFDAGKLEKALAKDPNGHLYYFDYPIEGVAYDPEDAATYITVATTRPETMLGDTGVAVHPENDKLKELIGKSAVLPLVNRVIPIFGDDYADPEKGTGAVKITPAHDFNDFDVGKRNSLRVVNILDGEARILIQDNADFLEGAAPERETLALHGLDRFAARKAVVGLMAGRGLLRKVEPNTHTVPHGDRSDVVIEPWLTDQWYVDVQPLAQRALAAVKDGKTRITPERWTKTYNDWLENIEPWCVSRQLWWGHQIPAWYGPDGECFVAESEAGAQALALGHYGGPVELRRDEDVLDTWFSSALWPFSTLGWPEETAELKRYYPTATLVTGFDIIFFWVARMMMMGLNFMDEVPFRDVYLHAMVRDEKGAKMSKSKGNVIDPLVLIDTYGADALRFTFAAMAAQGRDIKLATSRVEGYRNFATKIWNAARFAEINGCLRAEGFDPAAVKLPLNRWILSEAARTADAVTAGIESFKFNEAADSAYRFVWGQFCDWYLELSKPVLQAEELDAAGTAARAETQATVAHVIDLICQLLHPFMPFLTEELWAQKANAGAARMVPAGEAGLVCLTRWPELSALVDEAAEAEIGFVVDLISDIRSIRSETNVPGGTQVPLVLVKASAATKAAVEAWAPMIERLARLSAIEFAGEAPGQSAQIIVRGEVAALPLAGIIDLDAERARLNKELAKLDQDIVAVERKLGNPDFMVRAPEEIVEENRERKAAAEARKLKIAEALERLA, from the coding sequence ATGATGGACAAGACATTCGAGCCGGCCTCCGTCGAGGCGCGCATCAACAAGGCCTGGGAGGAGGCGGATGCCTTCAAGGCGGGGCGTGGAGCCGCGCCCGGGGCCGAGCCCTATTGCATCGTGATTCCGCCGCCGAACGTCACCGGCTCGCTGCATATGGGCCATGCGCTCAACAACACGCTGCAGGACCTGCTCTGCCGCTTCGAGCGCTTGCGCGGCAAGGACGTGCTCTGGCAGCCCGGCACCGACCATGCCGGCATCGCGACGCAGATGGTGGTCGAGCGCAAGCTCGCTGCCGAGAACAAGACCGATCGCCGGACGATGGGCCGCGAGGCCTTCCTGGCCGAGGTCTGGAAGTGGAAGGAAGAGTCCGGCGGGACGATCGTCAACCAGCTCAAGCGTCTCGGCGCCTCCTGCGACTGGTCGCGCGAGCGCTTCACCATGGACGAGGGCCTCTCGGCCGCGGTGCTCAAGGTCTTTGTCGGCCTGCACAAGCAGGGGCTGATCTACCGCGCCAAGCGGTTGGTGAACTGGGATCCGAAGTTCCAGACCGCGATCTCCGACATCGAGGTGCTGCAGATCGAGAAGACCGGCTCGTTCAAATGGCATGGTGGCGGCGAGGAGGCGTTCGACGCCGGCAAGCTGGAGAAGGCGCTGGCCAAGGACCCGAACGGGCATCTCTATTATTTCGACTACCCGATCGAGGGCGTCGCCTACGATCCGGAGGACGCCGCGACCTACATCACCGTCGCGACGACCCGGCCGGAGACGATGCTGGGCGACACCGGCGTCGCGGTGCATCCCGAGAACGACAAACTCAAGGAGCTGATCGGCAAAAGCGCCGTCCTGCCGCTGGTCAACCGCGTCATCCCGATCTTCGGCGACGACTATGCCGATCCGGAGAAGGGCACCGGCGCGGTCAAGATCACCCCGGCGCACGACTTCAACGACTTCGACGTCGGCAAGCGCAATTCACTGAGAGTCGTCAACATCCTGGACGGTGAAGCTCGCATCCTGATTCAGGACAATGCCGATTTCCTGGAAGGCGCTGCGCCCGAGCGCGAGACGCTGGCGCTGCACGGCCTCGACCGGTTCGCGGCGCGCAAGGCCGTGGTCGGCCTGATGGCGGGGCGCGGTCTCCTGCGCAAGGTCGAGCCGAACACCCACACCGTGCCGCATGGCGACCGCTCGGACGTGGTGATCGAGCCCTGGTTGACCGACCAATGGTATGTCGACGTCCAACCGCTGGCGCAGCGCGCGCTCGCGGCGGTCAAGGACGGCAAGACCAGGATCACGCCGGAAAGGTGGACCAAGACCTATAATGACTGGCTCGAGAACATCGAGCCCTGGTGCGTCTCGCGCCAGCTTTGGTGGGGTCACCAGATCCCTGCCTGGTACGGGCCGGATGGCGAATGCTTCGTCGCCGAGTCGGAAGCCGGCGCGCAGGCGCTGGCGCTCGGCCATTATGGCGGGCCGGTCGAGCTCAGGCGCGACGAGGACGTGCTCGACACCTGGTTCTCGTCCGCCCTGTGGCCGTTCTCGACGCTGGGCTGGCCGGAAGAGACGGCCGAGCTCAAGCGCTACTATCCGACCGCGACGCTGGTCACCGGCTTCGACATCATCTTCTTCTGGGTCGCCCGAATGATGATGATGGGCCTCAACTTCATGGACGAGGTGCCGTTCCGCGACGTCTATCTCCACGCGATGGTTCGCGACGAGAAGGGCGCGAAGATGTCGAAGTCGAAAGGCAACGTCATCGACCCGCTGGTGCTCATCGACACCTATGGGGCGGACGCGCTGCGCTTCACCTTCGCGGCGATGGCGGCGCAGGGGCGCGACATCAAGCTCGCGACCTCGCGCGTCGAGGGTTACCGCAACTTCGCGACCAAGATCTGGAACGCGGCGCGTTTCGCCGAGATCAATGGCTGCCTGCGGGCCGAGGGCTTCGATCCGGCTGCGGTCAAGCTGCCGCTCAACCGCTGGATTCTAAGCGAGGCGGCGCGCACGGCCGATGCCGTCACTGCCGGCATCGAGAGCTTCAAGTTCAACGAGGCGGCGGATTCAGCCTATCGCTTCGTCTGGGGCCAGTTCTGCGACTGGTATCTGGAACTGTCGAAGCCGGTGCTGCAGGCCGAGGAACTCGACGCTGCCGGTACCGCGGCGCGGGCGGAGACGCAGGCGACGGTGGCCCATGTCATCGACCTGATCTGCCAGTTGCTGCATCCGTTCATGCCGTTCCTGACCGAGGAGCTCTGGGCGCAGAAAGCCAATGCCGGCGCGGCCCGCATGGTGCCGGCCGGGGAGGCGGGTCTCGTCTGCCTGACGCGCTGGCCGGAGCTGTCGGCGCTTGTCGACGAGGCGGCCGAGGCCGAGATCGGCTTCGTCGTCGATCTCATCTCCGACATCCGCTCGATCCGCTCGGAGACCAATGTGCCGGGCGGAACGCAGGTGCCGCTGGTGCTGGTCAAGGCGAGCGCGGCGACGAAGGCCGCAGTCGAGGCCTGGGCGCCGATGATCGAACGGCTGGCGCGGCTCTCCGCGATCGAGTTCGCCGGGGAGGCGCCCGGCCAGTCGGCGCAGATCATCGTGCGCGGCGAGGTCGCGGCGCTGCCGCTCGCCGGCATCATCGATCTCGACGCCGAGCGCGCGCGCCTCAACAAGGAGCTCGCCAAGCTCGACCAGGACATCGTCGCGGTCGAGCGCAAGCTCGGCAATCCCGACTTCATGGTGCGCGCGCCGGAGGAGATCGTCGAGGAGAATCGCGAGCGCAAGGCAGCCGCCGAAGCCCGCAAGCTCAAGATCGCCGAGGCGCTGGAGCGGCTCGCATGA
- the dps gene encoding DNA starvation/stationary phase protection protein Dps, whose protein sequence is MAKLKSRNDLKSNTKTAMIELLNARLADGIDLALITKQAHWNLKGPGFIGIHEMLDGFRGELDTHVDTVAERAVQLGGIALGTTQIVNGASKIKAYPTDIIAVKDHLAELIERYAEAAKSVRAAIDAADEAGDADTADIFTAYSRALDKALWFLESSAA, encoded by the coding sequence ATGGCCAAGCTCAAGTCCCGCAACGACCTGAAATCCAACACCAAGACGGCAATGATCGAATTGCTCAACGCCCGGCTGGCCGACGGCATCGATCTCGCGCTCATCACCAAGCAGGCGCACTGGAATCTGAAGGGGCCCGGCTTCATCGGCATCCACGAAATGCTCGACGGGTTCCGTGGCGAGCTCGACACCCATGTCGATACGGTGGCGGAGCGGGCGGTGCAGCTCGGCGGCATCGCGTTGGGGACGACGCAGATCGTCAACGGCGCGAGCAAGATCAAAGCCTATCCGACCGACATCATCGCGGTGAAGGACCATCTCGCCGAGCTGATCGAACGTTACGCTGAGGCTGCGAAGTCGGTTCGGGCGGCAATCGATGCGGCGGACGAGGCGGGCGATGCCGATACGGCCGACATCTTCACCGCCTATTCGCGGGCGCTCGACAAGGCGCTTTGGTTCCTTGAATCGAGTGCAGCTTGA
- a CDS encoding pyridoxamine 5'-phosphate oxidase family protein, with amino-acid sequence MTHKTDQDRTWELIEEIGLCMLVSHDGNEDQLRARPMSAHPRRDEDAIYFLTDLRNHKDDEIEINENVCLCFSDNGSYKYVSVTGTANLLDDRNRVAELWSTAARAFWDSKDDPNIRILKVRPTLAEFWDSPGKIVTSVKMAAAAVTGSRPELGSNRKVLL; translated from the coding sequence ATGACCCACAAGACCGACCAGGACAGGACCTGGGAGCTGATCGAGGAGATCGGGCTGTGCATGCTCGTCAGCCATGACGGCAATGAAGACCAGTTGCGTGCCCGCCCGATGAGCGCCCACCCCCGCCGTGACGAGGATGCGATCTACTTCCTGACCGACCTACGCAATCACAAGGACGACGAGATCGAGATCAACGAGAACGTCTGCCTCTGCTTTAGCGACAACGGCTCGTATAAATATGTTTCGGTCACCGGCACGGCCAACCTGCTCGATGATCGCAACCGCGTTGCCGAACTCTGGTCAACGGCAGCGCGTGCCTTCTGGGACAGCAAGGACGATCCGAACATCCGCATCCTGAAGGTGCGCCCCACGCTGGCGGAATTCTGGGACAGCCCCGGCAAGATCGTGACGTCGGTCAAGATGGCTGCCGCCGCCGTCACCGGCTCGCGGCCGGAGCTCGGCAGCAATCGCAAGGTCCTGCTCTGA
- a CDS encoding PopZ family protein yields the protein MSAQPKASEPSMEEILASIRRIIADDEKPAEPQPEPAPEPAALAPQPEPEPEAEPIEDDVLDLGAEAERIEEEPTAPVEASADDVDFIEPQASVQPAPEPEPPQPVAFVPPPVQPQPAPMDMAALISDQAGAAVHSAFGALANTVLSNNARTLEDLVKDMLKPMLKTWLDDNLPAMVERLVRAEIERVARGGRR from the coding sequence ATGAGCGCGCAGCCCAAGGCCAGCGAACCCTCGATGGAGGAGATTCTCGCCTCCATCCGGCGGATCATCGCCGATGACGAGAAGCCTGCCGAGCCGCAACCGGAGCCTGCACCGGAACCGGCCGCGCTCGCTCCGCAGCCTGAACCGGAACCCGAGGCGGAACCGATCGAAGACGACGTGCTCGATCTCGGCGCCGAGGCCGAACGCATCGAGGAGGAGCCGACTGCGCCCGTCGAAGCATCAGCTGATGATGTCGACTTCATCGAGCCGCAAGCTTCGGTGCAACCGGCCCCCGAACCAGAGCCGCCGCAGCCTGTAGCCTTCGTGCCGCCTCCGGTTCAGCCGCAACCGGCGCCGATGGACATGGCGGCGCTGATTTCCGATCAGGCCGGCGCCGCTGTGCACAGCGCTTTCGGCGCGCTCGCCAACACCGTGCTCAGCAACAATGCGCGCACGCTCGAAGACCTGGTCAAGGACATGCTGAAGCCGATGCTCAAGACCTGGCTCGACGACAATTTGCCGGCCATGGTCGAGCGGCTGGTCCGGGCCGAGATCGAGCGCGTCGCCCGCGGCGGGCGACGCTGA